A part of Oncorhynchus clarkii lewisi isolate Uvic-CL-2024 chromosome 17, UVic_Ocla_1.0, whole genome shotgun sequence genomic DNA contains:
- the LOC139370350 gene encoding uncharacterized protein, translated as MVMSLLRSFLLFYFSFNELTTAAEAILWVNTGEKFTMKCSTTLKDQEGMYLYVGLDRDREVLYYYQRDSKLTPRKRYWDRVKTEGPVDQLTITISNLTIEDTGVYWCVYTKFNEATYENDINQGRGSTLVVVNGRYDALQLPCSTATAVTLTPFHPVNEKPCPSGVESIIIIIIITSILTTLICAIIFLVWVAPLVKRCCNQGGYTAQVFPDSVYEDMARNRIYPPGTQQVESYPYSVSTKGGSRTTV; from the exons ATGGTGATGTCACTGCTGAGGAGTTTTCTGTTGTTCTACTTCTCATTCAATGAATTGACCACAGCAGCAG AAGCCATTCTCTGGGTGAATACGGGGGAGAAGTTTACCATGAAATGCTCCACCACTCTAAAAGACCAGGAAGGAATGTACCTGTATGTTGGGctggacagggacagggaggtgCTGTATTACTACCAGCGTGACTCCAAGCTGACCCCCAGGAAACGCTACTGGGACAGAGTGAAGACTGAGGGACCTGTGGACCAACTGACCATCACCATCAGTAACCTGACCATAGAGGACACAGGTGTCTACTGGTGTGTTTACACAAAATTCAATGAAGCCACATATGAAAATGACATCAACCAAGGAAGAGGCTCCACTCTGGTCGTGGTGAATGGTAGAT ACGATGCCCTCCAGCTGCCATGCTCCACAGCTACTGCAGTAACACTGACCCCCTTTCACCCAGTCAACGAGAAGCCATGCCCATCCGGCGTGgaaagcatcatcatcatcatcatcatcaccagcatCTTGACCACCCTGATATGTGCCATCATCTTCCTCGTCTGGGTCGCTCCACTG GTGAAGAGGTGCTGTAACCAGGGAGGATACACAGCACAGGTCTTTCCTGACTCGGTCTATGAAGACATGGCCCGGAATCGCATTTATCCACCAGGCACACAGCAGGTAGAATCGTACCCCTATTCTGTGTCTACCAAAGGAGGAAGTAGGACCACTGTGTAG